In Nitrosophilus alvini, the following are encoded in one genomic region:
- a CDS encoding V-type ATPase subunit, whose translation MSMLISKPLRFGYINAKCRALKSAILEKEFFEKAVLAKSIGDIYALLKDSSYSSYLKDAEKENIASALENSFEELYKKSTSVLKKEEKEIFDLFFRSKDELLKKKTAFKESKNLSVIYRRIDTKYINSIKNSLKNLKREDRKDLKEILGSYFDMLNLFTIVRFRTVYKMAPEEIIPFLMPYGWKFDIKFLGKVANLSTLSEISAAIEEVLKNSFYSYHEFRQAVYRYHMDSLKRVWFGYPFKMSVIFALLRMKEIEIKNIRAVVEGIYYRLPQDDIKKLLAGI comes from the coding sequence ATGAGTATGCTGATTTCAAAACCTTTGAGATTCGGTTATATAAATGCCAAATGTAGAGCTTTAAAATCCGCAATTCTTGAAAAAGAGTTTTTCGAAAAGGCTGTTTTGGCAAAAAGCATAGGGGATATATATGCTCTTTTGAAAGATAGTTCATACTCTTCTTATCTAAAAGATGCAGAAAAAGAGAACATAGCCAGTGCACTTGAGAATTCATTCGAAGAGCTTTACAAAAAAAGTACCTCTGTTTTGAAAAAAGAGGAAAAAGAGATATTTGATCTTTTTTTTCGCTCAAAAGACGAGCTTCTCAAAAAGAAAACGGCTTTTAAAGAGAGCAAAAATTTGTCTGTTATTTATAGAAGAATAGATACAAAGTATATAAATTCGATAAAAAATTCACTTAAAAATCTGAAAAGGGAGGATAGAAAAGATCTCAAAGAGATACTTGGAAGCTATTTTGATATGCTCAATCTTTTTACCATAGTGAGATTTAGAACGGTATACAAAATGGCTCCAGAGGAGATCATACCTTTTTTGATGCCTTATGGATGGAAATTTGATATAAAATTTTTGGGAAAAGTTGCAAATCTCTCTACTCTCTCAGAGATATCGGCTGCGATTGAAGAGGTCCTCAAAAATTCTTTTTACAGCTATCATGAGTTCAGACAGGCTGTTTACAGATACCATATGGACTCTCTTAAAAGAGTATGGTTTGGCTATCCTTTTAAAATGTCCGTTATTTTTGCGCTTTTAAGAATGAAAGAGATAGAGATAAAAAATATAAGAGCAGTTGTTGAAGGCATATATTATCGTCTTCCTCAAGATGATATAAAAAAGCTGCTGGCAGGAATTTAG
- a CDS encoding tetratricopeptide repeat protein, translating to MRYIFLLFATSFLLYAGYLEDGIKAYKKGDYKSALFFYKKSAKMGDPRALTNLGVMYRYSIGVKNDYKKAYHYFKKAAEKNYPRALTELGILYEMGYGVKQDFKKAVELYKKAADKGYRRAITNLGYMYEMGYGVEQDFKKAMELYKKAAAAGHTRAMAFIGYMYELGRGVPKDYKKAVFWYKKAAHKGYARAQTDLGAMYEKGKGVKKDFKKAIYWWKKAAAQGFADAQNALGYMYMKGHGVKKDSKKAFDWFEKAAKKGVPWAQHNIALMYEKGIGIKKDCRKALFWYKKAAKEGYSRSQTNLAFMYKDGVCVKKNDKKAFELFKKAALQGNTIAQYMLGKIYEEGSGVEKSFKKAAEWYKKAAYHGHPEAQYNLGLLYYNGIGVVKDLQQAEFWMSKAKESGLKIPGSM from the coding sequence TTGAGATATATCTTTTTACTTTTTGCAACTTCTTTTCTTCTATATGCCGGTTATCTTGAAGATGGAATCAAAGCGTACAAAAAAGGTGACTACAAAAGTGCCCTCTTTTTCTATAAAAAATCAGCCAAAATGGGAGACCCAAGAGCACTTACAAATCTTGGGGTAATGTACAGATATAGCATCGGCGTCAAAAATGATTACAAAAAAGCGTATCACTATTTTAAAAAGGCGGCCGAAAAAAATTATCCGAGAGCTTTAACAGAGCTTGGCATACTATACGAAATGGGCTATGGAGTCAAACAGGACTTTAAAAAAGCGGTAGAACTTTACAAAAAAGCGGCTGACAAAGGTTACAGAAGAGCCATAACCAATCTTGGATATATGTATGAGATGGGCTACGGAGTAGAACAGGATTTCAAAAAAGCAATGGAACTTTACAAAAAAGCGGCTGCAGCAGGACATACAAGGGCAATGGCGTTTATCGGATATATGTATGAACTCGGACGAGGCGTTCCGAAAGATTATAAAAAAGCTGTCTTCTGGTACAAAAAAGCAGCCCATAAGGGATATGCAAGAGCCCAGACCGATCTTGGTGCGATGTACGAAAAAGGGAAAGGTGTCAAAAAGGATTTCAAAAAAGCGATATATTGGTGGAAAAAAGCTGCGGCTCAGGGATTTGCTGATGCCCAGAACGCTTTGGGCTATATGTACATGAAAGGCCACGGCGTCAAAAAAGACAGCAAAAAAGCATTCGACTGGTTTGAAAAAGCTGCAAAAAAGGGTGTTCCCTGGGCACAGCACAATATCGCTCTTATGTATGAAAAAGGAATAGGCATTAAAAAAGATTGCCGCAAAGCACTCTTTTGGTACAAAAAAGCCGCAAAAGAAGGCTACAGCAGATCACAGACAAACCTGGCCTTTATGTATAAAGATGGAGTTTGTGTCAAAAAAAATGACAAAAAAGCCTTTGAACTTTTTAAAAAAGCGGCCCTTCAAGGAAATACTATCGCACAATACATGCTTGGAAAAATCTATGAAGAGGGTTCAGGGGTAGAAAAGAGTTTTAAAAAAGCCGCTGAGTGGTACAAAAAAGCGGCTTATCATGGCCATCCGGAAGCCCAATACAATCTGGGACTTCTATACTACAATGGAATAGGAGTAGTAAAAGACTTGCAGCAGGCAGAATTCTGGATGAGCAAAGCCAAAGAGTCCGGTCTGAAAATTCCGGGCTCTATGTAA
- the hemJ gene encoding protoporphyrinogen oxidase HemJ: MEYYNWILAFHILSFTSWMAMLFYLPRLFVYHAENIDNEGFVQVVKIQEEKLYKFIGVPAFWATVISGLLMISLNPSLFQTGGWLHAKLTFVTLLAIYHFSLNYYRKKFLADECTKSGKFFRVYNEVPTILMIFIVIMVIIKPF, from the coding sequence ATGGAATATTATAATTGGATACTTGCTTTTCATATTCTCAGTTTTACTTCATGGATGGCAATGCTTTTTTATCTGCCGAGACTCTTTGTCTATCATGCAGAGAATATCGACAATGAAGGTTTTGTTCAGGTCGTTAAGATTCAGGAAGAAAAACTTTACAAGTTCATAGGAGTACCGGCTTTTTGGGCAACTGTTATAAGTGGATTGCTTATGATATCGTTAAATCCGTCTCTTTTTCAAACCGGAGGATGGCTGCATGCAAAACTGACTTTCGTAACACTTTTGGCAATATATCACTTCAGTCTCAATTATTATAGGAAAAAATTCCTTGCAGATGAGTGTACAAAGAGCGGTAAATTTTTCAGGGTATATAACGAAGTGCCCACGATTTTGATGATATTTATCGTTATAATGGTGATAATCAAGCCGTTTTAA